Proteins from one Desulfonema limicola genomic window:
- a CDS encoding PDDEXK nuclease domain-containing protein, with protein sequence MANHKKNNTLPAGKTYQQFSEDICRLLETARRSAGRAVNAILTASYWEIGRRIVEFEQQGEKRAEYGSSLVQQLSSDLTNKFGRGFSERNLRQMRLFYTLWQKPQTLSAEFINSEKWQTLSAKSEITNIAEYFPLSWSAYVRLMTVKDKNARQFYESETLRGGWSVRQLNRQISSQFYERTLLSRNKAAILNKGSVPEQNDITSPEEEIKDPYVLEFLGLKDEYSENDLEEALIRHLEIFLLELGSNFAFIARQKRLRIGNKWYRVDLVFFHRKLQCLVLIDLKIGEFSHADAGQMHLYCNYASEHWTNENENPPVGLILCAEKDHAVAKYALEGLPNKILASEYQLLLPNEKELVEELIKTRKILESR encoded by the coding sequence ATGGCAAATCATAAAAAAAATAACACCTTGCCTGCTGGTAAAACTTATCAGCAATTTTCAGAAGATATATGCAGACTTCTTGAAACTGCTCGAAGATCTGCGGGCAGAGCTGTTAATGCCATTTTAACAGCAAGCTACTGGGAAATCGGAAGGCGTATTGTTGAATTTGAACAACAAGGTGAAAAAAGGGCTGAATATGGATCAAGTCTGGTTCAACAGCTATCTTCAGACCTGACCAATAAATTCGGTCGTGGATTCTCAGAGCGGAATCTAAGACAAATGAGGTTATTTTATACATTATGGCAAAAACCGCAGACACTGTCTGCTGAATTTATCAACTCTGAAAAATGGCAGACACTGTCTGCCAAATCTGAAATCACAAATATTGCTGAATATTTTCCCTTGTCGTGGTCAGCCTATGTTCGCCTGATGACAGTCAAAGATAAGAATGCACGTCAGTTTTACGAATCTGAAACCCTGCGAGGCGGTTGGTCGGTACGTCAATTAAACCGGCAGATTTCTTCCCAATTTTACGAACGAACGCTTTTATCCCGAAACAAGGCAGCCATACTGAATAAAGGCAGTGTTCCTGAACAAAATGACATCACCAGCCCTGAAGAAGAAATTAAAGATCCATATGTTTTGGAATTTTTAGGACTTAAAGATGAATACTCTGAAAACGACCTTGAAGAAGCGCTGATTCGGCATCTTGAAATTTTTTTACTTGAATTGGGCAGTAATTTTGCCTTTATTGCTCGTCAGAAAAGATTAAGGATTGGAAATAAATGGTATCGGGTTGATTTAGTTTTTTTTCACAGAAAATTACAATGCCTTGTTCTCATAGACCTTAAAATAGGTGAGTTTTCTCATGCAGATGCAGGACAAATGCACCTCTATTGCAATTATGCGTCTGAACACTGGACAAACGAGAATGAAAATCCACCTGTTGGTTTAATCCTATGTGCTGAAAAGGATCATGCAGTGGCAAAATATGCTCTTGAAGGATTACCCAACAAGATTCTTGCATCAGAGTATCAACTGCTTTTGCCCAATGAAAAGGAACTGGTTGAAGAACTCATTAAAACCAGAAAAATTTTAGAAAGCAGGTAA
- a CDS encoding nucleotidyltransferase family protein: MINENEKQIIITWAKKFNVRELFVFGSSLEKGSDANDIDLAVRGISPGDFFDFQGKLLRFLSKPVDVINLANKSGFTEAIEKNGVKIYEHTA; this comes from the coding sequence ATGATTAACGAAAATGAAAAGCAAATCATTATCACATGGGCAAAAAAGTTTAACGTTCGGGAGTTGTTTGTTTTCGGGTCTTCCCTTGAAAAAGGATCAGATGCAAATGATATAGACCTTGCGGTCAGAGGCATTTCACCAGGTGATTTCTTTGATTTCCAGGGAAAGTTACTGAGATTTCTTTCCAAACCTGTTGATGTCATTAATCTGGCTAACAAATCCGGATTTACAGAAGCCATTGAAAAAAATGGGGTCAAGATTTATGAACACACTGCTTGA